In Arcanobacterium wilhelmae, the following are encoded in one genomic region:
- a CDS encoding 5-formyltetrahydrofolate cyclo-ligase, with translation MNHSTLSFPDVSHLDPEEAKQQIRPIVRTSRAARSAAKREELEDQWIATALEFINGAELVAAFVSVNEEPPSHGLIQAIADSGKRVILPKLGPGLTRAWGYFRGLDDLEEMAPGRPPEPTGPAFDNDILADVDALIIPALAVSHAGARLGQGGGWYDRALKLASGRARIGAMIFPEEFVEADLPQDENDVRIPFVILPDRVVATELP, from the coding sequence GGAGGCAAAGCAGCAGATTCGTCCGATTGTTCGCACCTCCCGTGCCGCGCGTTCGGCGGCGAAGCGTGAGGAGCTCGAGGATCAGTGGATTGCCACAGCGCTTGAGTTTATTAATGGCGCCGAGTTGGTAGCGGCGTTCGTTTCGGTGAATGAGGAGCCGCCCTCGCATGGGCTGATTCAGGCGATTGCGGATTCTGGTAAGCGCGTGATTTTGCCGAAGCTCGGGCCGGGGCTGACGCGGGCGTGGGGCTATTTCCGTGGCCTGGATGATTTGGAGGAGATGGCGCCGGGGCGTCCTCCGGAGCCGACGGGGCCGGCGTTTGATAACGATATTTTGGCCGACGTCGATGCGCTGATTATCCCCGCACTGGCGGTTTCGCACGCTGGCGCGCGGCTTGGCCAAGGTGGCGGCTGGTACGATCGCGCATTGAAGTTGGCGAGCGGGCGCGCGCGGATCGGCGCGATGATTTTCCCTGAGGAGTTTGTGGAGGCGGATCTTCCTCAGGACGAAAACGATGTGCGGATTCCGTTTGTGATTTTGCCCGATCGCGTGGTGGCGACGGAACTCCCGTAG
- a CDS encoding SAF domain-containing protein — protein sequence MRAALWRWRYVLLAVVLAIGAQSAVTAVSGEGPQTVRVVVAARDITAGQVASSKDLAFAEVPPSFAEKLVTDLKVVEGKHLVAPVPQGAPVLREQVLDSGFTKNAPPGSVIAAVPLVDSGDLLEVGAQVSLYAPASDLEKDPQARLVAQKATIVGKAVKNSGSTFFTKVDNTTVFYLSISKEEARVVLGIGARTPLTAVLAV from the coding sequence ATGCGTGCAGCATTGTGGCGGTGGCGGTACGTGTTGCTGGCAGTGGTGCTCGCGATCGGTGCTCAGTCCGCGGTCACGGCAGTGAGCGGCGAGGGGCCTCAAACAGTGAGAGTAGTGGTCGCGGCTCGGGATATTACGGCAGGCCAAGTAGCATCATCGAAAGATCTGGCGTTTGCTGAGGTTCCGCCTTCATTCGCAGAAAAATTAGTGACAGATCTTAAGGTGGTCGAGGGTAAACACCTCGTTGCGCCGGTTCCACAAGGTGCGCCAGTTTTGAGGGAGCAGGTGTTGGATTCAGGGTTCACGAAAAACGCTCCGCCTGGCTCGGTGATTGCAGCCGTCCCACTTGTCGATTCGGGTGATCTACTCGAGGTAGGTGCACAGGTGAGCCTGTATGCACCAGCAAGCGATCTTGAGAAAGATCCTCAAGCAAGGCTTGTCGCGCAAAAAGCAACGATCGTAGGTAAAGCAGTCAAAAATAGCGGGAGCACATTTTTCACAAAAGTGGATAACACCACAGTATTTTATCTTTCAATTTCGAAAGAAGAAGCTAGAGTAGTCCTTGGAATTGGAGCGAGGACGCCTCTAACGGCGGTCCTCGCCGTTTAA